The region CATTGGGGATTTAAGGAGGGGCGTGAATTCCTGTCCGTAACTATGAAAAAGGGAAAAGACTCATAAAGGCGATAATAAGGGATGTGTAGGGCTTATCTACCGCCTTTAGAGTGCCTTCTTTCCCTTATACCGAGTTATATCACTTTAGTTGTCCAATGTTCGCAATTCCATACGTCAGTGACAACGTCCTGATAAAACTCCGGTTCGTGGCAGATCAGTAGCATCCCGCCTTTATATGCCTTAAGGGCACGTTTTAACTCCTCTTTCGCGTCCACATCTAAATGGTTTGTCGGCTCATCCAAGAGTAGGATGTTCGTTTCTTTATTCATTAATTTACACAGTCGGACCTTGGCTTTTTCTCCACCACTTAAGACGACGACTTTACTCTCGATGTGCTTCGTCGTCAATCCGCACTTAGCAAGGGCTGCTCTGACCTCAAACTGAGTATATGACGGAAACGACTCCCAAACCTCCTCAATACACGTACGATTCGTGTCTGCAGGCTCTTGCTCAAAATATCCGATCTCTAGGTAATCGCCTTGCTCGACATGTCCAGAGAGGGGTGGGTTAAGCCCTAAAATGCTCTTGAGTAGAGTGGTTTTACCTATACCATTTGCACCAGTCAAGGCGATCTTTTCGCCACGCTCCATGCGAAGGTTAAGCGGCTTAGAAAGTGGCTCATCATAACCGATGACAAGATCCTGCGTTTCAAAGACGAGTTTACCTGTCGCCCGTGCGGGTTGAAAGTGGAACTGAGGTTTCGGCTTTTCCTTCGTCAGTTCAATTTTCTCCATCTTATCTAGCTTTTTTTGTCTCGACATGGCCATATTTCTCGTCGCCACGCGCGCTTTGTTTCGAGCAACAAAATCCTTCAATTCAGAGATTTCCTGCTGTTGCTTTTTATACGCTGCTTCTCGTTGTTGTTTCTTCATTTCATACACTTCTAGGAATTGATCGTAATCCCCCACATAGCGATTTAGCTCTTGATTCTCCATGTGATAGATAAGGTTAATGACACTATTTAAGAAAGGTATGTCATGTGAAATGAGGATGAAGGCGTTATCGTACTCCTGTAGGTAGCGTTTCAGCCATTCAATATGCTGCTCATCAAGATAGTTAGTCGGCTCATCGAGTAAGAGAATATCTGGCTTTTCTAAGAGGAGCTTGGCCAGTAAAATTTTCGTTCGTTGTCCGCCACTCAGATCCTGTACATCGCGGTCTAAACCAATCTCATGTATCCCCAAGCCACGACTGATTTCTTCAACCTTGGCCTCAATGATATAAAAATCGTTATTGGTCAGCATCTCCTGAATGGTGCCTGTCTCTTCCAACATGCTCTCCATTTCTTCTGGGGAAACCTCAGCCATTTGGTTAAAAATGTCGTTCATGCGTTTTTCTAGATCATAGAGGTATTGAAAGGCACTCTTTAGAACGTCGCGAATGGTCATCCCTTTTTCTAATACGGTATGCTGGTCGAGGTAACCGATGCGAACATTTTTGGACCAAGAGATGGTTCCCTCGTCTGGTTCAAGTTTTCCCGTAATAATATCCATAAACGTGGATTTGCCCTCGCCGTTTGCACCGACGAGCCCAATATGCTCTCCCTTAAGCAGACGGAAGGACACATCGTTGAAAATGGCGCGGTCACCAAACCCATGGCTTAAGTTCTTTACTGTTAAAATACTCATATATCTAACACCTTTTCATTTTTAAAATTGTAAAGGAATAGGGCGATGCCCATTCTAGTAAAAATGAGACCCACGAACGATTATAACTTATTGGGGGTCATAATCATAGGGGGCGGGATCATATAGGAGAAAAGCTGGTGAGCCATTTTTTAGTCATCACACTTTCTTTCTCGTAACGGTTTTTTAATCATTGGCCGTTAATGGAATGAGATGACAACTTTAGGGGAAAATATAGCCAACTAAAGCCAGCCAAAGCACCATATAGAAATGGACGTGATTTTCTCATCATGAAATAAAGAAGGAGTGTATGCCTGTGGTTTACAAATTACTTTTCACCTTGGTGTTCCTTTTTGTTCAAGTGTTGTCCCCCTTAGGAACAGCAGTAGCCAAAGGTGATGATTCTGAACTCAAAGCCGCTTTCGTCCGTGATCAGGATTTATGGCTGAAGATAGGGAAGCAGGAGACAATGTTAACGGAAGGTGATAACGTCCGCTATCCGCAATGGTCTACAGACGGACAATGGCTTGCTTTTGAGAAAGTCCTTGATAATCAAAAGAGTGAACTTTGGGTTTATGATTTAGACGCACAAGTAACATACAAGATAGCAGACACGACTTTTCCAATTTATCGTTGGTCTCAACATGAGAATGAATTGGCCTACCTAGACCAATCCGTTTTGAAAGTCGTGAGCATGGATGACGTTTTTGAAGGAAAGGAAGGTCACATCGTACTTAGAGGTGTAGGTCAATATGCATGGTTACCAAACGGGAGCGGTTTTCTTGTTTCAACTGAAGCAAACCCCACGGATGAGGGGTGGGGAGATATAGAACTTCTCACTGTCTCAAAACAGGAGCAGGAGGCTAATCAGACCACGCATCTGTATACCTTACCGAGTCAAACTGAAGACTACTTTGTTATTTCCACAAGTGGGTTCAAATGGTCGCCAGATTTGAAATGGATCGCCTTTATTGGTCGACCCACAGCTTCTCTCTCAGCTGACGGAAATACACTATTTGCTTTGTCCGCTGATGGCCAAGAACTCTTAAAGCTAGGCGATATGCTCAACAATGAAAACTGGTTTCAATGGGGCCCGACGAAGCATCAGTTAGCCTTTATCGAAGGAACAGGGCGTATGGCGACACAAAACAAAAATTTGACCCTACACCCCTTTTCCTGGTGGACGAATAAAGGAAAAGATCTCACACCGGCGGGGGATGTAGACTGGGACTTTGACTGGAAAGACGAGCGTACCATTACGGTGTCTAGAGCAGAGGAAAGCAGATGGGAAGAAGATGAATCTCAACGTCCGTTTCCTGTCTTAGTACAGGTGGACACCAAACGCAAGAAAGGACAGTCAATCACTTCACCGATGAGAGGGTTTGGTGATTTTTATCCGCAACATATTCAATCTCTAGACACGTTAACGTGGGTGAGAAGTGATCGATATTCGGCAGAAGTATGGCGTGGCCGCTCAGACGGATCACAAGCGAGAAAATGGATCAATGATATCGACTTAGGATCTAACTATTACGAACGCTGGGATTGGCGTACAGTACTCAGCGTATACCAACCGTCCGATACAGCATTCGACAAGAAGTGATGGGGTCCTAAACAGTTAGATAAATTTTATGCCACAAACTGTGACAGTATCAGCGCTTGGTCTGCTATACACTCATATTTAGATGCGAAACTTTAGCGTATCTAAATATGAGTGATGGGAGAGTGACTTATGAGAAAGACAGTGTTAAGTCTTGCAACGGCCACTGCCCTTGCAGTTTCATCCGTTATGGTACCTGCTGCTGTTTCTGTACATGCTGTAGGGAACGGACCGAATTACAATGGAAACGAGACGATCAAGAATGAACGCCTACATAGTTATGAGGACATGGTTCAGTTTTTGGAGTCAGTGGACAAGCAAGCAGAACATCTTACGGTGGAAACGTACGGTCAATCCGTTCAAGGTAGGGATCTATTTCTGGTCAAGTTTGGGAATAATCCAGATCGACCTACGATTGTCATCCTGACTCAACAGCATGGTAACGAAGCTTTAGTCACAGAGGCGGCCCTCCGCGTGATTCAACAGTTGTCTACCAATAGTCAAAAGGTAAGGGAGCTACAGGAGCAAGTCAATGTTATATTCATCCCTCGCCTTAACGTAGACGGTGCAGAAGGAGACGTCAATTTTGATATATCCCATTATGAAGGTGGGGGACAAGCGACACGGTATAATGCGAATGAAGCAGACTTAAATCGAGATCACAACTCGTTAGCACAACCGGAAACTAGAGCTTTACATGAAGAAGTCCTGCAACAATATGACATCGATTATTTGATTGATTTCCATCATCAAGGGACGCAAAGTGCCATCAACGATGAGTACGTGTCAGGCTCTATTCTCTACCCAACGAATCCCCAGGTAGACCCAGCGGTGGCTCACATGTCTAAGCAGTTGGGCGCAGTGGTTTATGATGCTGTTGAAGAGAAAGGGTATGGTACGCTAGGAAAGTATCGTGGTGGAACAGCCAACACCATTGCTCGTAACGGACTAGCACATGACTACGACATTTCGACGCTTCTATTTGAGATGAGGGGAATGTCCGACCATTCCTATGAACCGTACGTATTAGGACAAAAGAGTAACGGCTATATTATCCAACAAGGGGTTGTGGCGATGGAGGCAGCTATAGAAGCCATTGCTGACGATTCCATAACAGAAGCAGACACAAGTTTTTGGGAGACGTTACCGTATCAGGGCACTAAAGGAGAAGAATAGCATAAGTTAATAAGCTAAGCGGCCTAAAGCGACCAAAAAAGTACAAGTCATCCGTAAGTTAAGCTCTCGTGTCAAAATGATCTTGTTCTTCGACAGTTTACGTCTAGACAAAATAACACACTAAATAAAAAGCAGACAAAATGGCCAACATTTTGTCTGCTTTTTTAAGTGCCTATATGAAATCAGACTTGCGGAATAATGGGATGTGTTAGAGGGTTTATCTTCCGCCTTTTATGAAGGCCCTCTTTCCCCTCATGGTATCAATAAAAAGAAGGGCCTGAGTAAGAGTGGCCGTAAGCACGTCTCCCAATATCGCATTAAAACGAGTAAAATGTCTAGGTTACATTTACTCTCGATATAACGGGAATATCGTCGTAAACGTAGTGCCTTCATTTACTTTACTTTTCACCTCGACTTGACCATCATGATTTTCGATGATGTTAAAGCTCACCATGAGCCCAAGGCCAGTCCCTTTTTCCTTCGTTGTGTAGAATGGCTGACCAATACGTTCAAGCTTTTCCTCCGGTATACCTGACCCTTGGTCAATGACTTGAACAACAGCTTGGTCCTCGTCTTTATACGCTTTGATCTTGATTTCCCCGCCTTGTGGCATCGCCTCAATAGCGTTTTTAATAAAATTAATAAACACTTGCTTAATTTGGTTTTCGTCGCACATAATGTACAGCGGTTCTTGTTCATGTTCATATGTCATTAAGATATTGTTCAGGTTAGCTTGGGATTCCAACAGTGTGACGACTTGTTGTATCACCCTTTGAACGTCCTTCTGATTGTAATTCACCGTTTGGGGCTTGGAAAGCATCAACAATTCGCTAACGATAAACTCCATACGGCTGATCTCCGAATGGATAATATCAAAGTATTTAGCGTCAGTCGTCGGTCTAATCAAAGTCATGAAGCCTTTAATCGCCGTGAGCGGATTCCTGATCTCATGTGCAATTCCGGCAGCAAGTTCTCCTGCCACAGACAGCTTCTCTGACTTATTCAGATAGGCCTCCGCTTCTTTGCGCTCCGTTATGTCTCGGAATGTGACCACTGTACCAACAATCATCCCCAGTTTCATGATTGGCGTACACGTGTAGTCAACTGGAAAGGAATACCCGTCCTTCTTCCAAAAAAGGTCATCCTTACAGTGGATTACTTTTCCCGTTTCCATGGATTGGCGTATAGGAGAGCCTTGCCCTTGAAAAGGGTTATCCAGCTGTGAGTCACGTCTGATCAGTTCCGGGATACGCCGTCCAAGGACTTCCTCTTTTTTGTAACCTGTCATTCTTTCAGTAGCAGGATTCCAGAATGTCACGTTAAGATCTAAATCCAAACCGAATACACCTTCATACATCGCATTAAGTATGAGCGTGTGTTCATCATTCAGTTTTCTTAAGGCCTCTTCAGACTTAACGGACGCCGTTTTATCTTTACCAATTAAGAATATCCCCTTCAAATTCTCCTCGATCATGAAAGGGTAAGTGGTCACTTTTAAATAAATCATATCCCCGCGTGTGTGCTTCGCCCGAATGCTAACCTCACTAGACATGCCTTTTAGGGATTGGTAAAAGGAGTACTCGAATGAAGCCAAGTCATCTGGCAAAAGCATGTCGGCCAAACGTTTCTTTTTAATCTCATGCTTGGAAAGCCCCAGAGTACGATAGCCGGCAGGGTTGGAGTGAATCACTTCTCCAACTGGATTCAAAATAAGGATCATCTCTGGGCTATTTTGATATAGAGAACGATACCGTTCCTGCGACTCCTTTATCCTGCGATCAAAGAAGATCGTAAGGATAAAGGTCCCCAATATAAAGCATGTGGTTAAGGCAATACTCAAGCCTAATATTTGTGTATTAATAGAATACGTACTTTCACTACTGACATGTCCTTCCTCTAGCCAAAAGGTTGTCCCTAACATGCCAATATAGTGCACCCCACAAATGGCAATACCCATAAGGAACGCACTCACGACCTTATAAGTGTCGAATCTCGAATGAGACTTTCTGAGCCAAAAAGCCAGATAAAAGGCTACCAAGGCATCGATTGAGGAAGCCAAAAAAGATAGAAATACATAAGGTGCTGAGAAATGCATGACCATGTTGGCATCTATCTGCATCGCTCGCATACCGATAAAGTGCATCAACGTGAGTCCGAGACCTAATATAAAGGCACCGATAGCTAAACGTTTTGCATTTATAACTGAATAAGCGCATATGTAAAGTGATAGGAGAGAAGACAAGATCGCAAATAAAATAGATATAACCACGTAGGTTAGGTCATAGCTTACTTGAACTTGGGCGTCTAAATGAAAAGCGAGCATGGAGATGAAATGCATCGCCCATACCCCTGTACCCAAGCACACACCTGCGGCAATGAGCCAAAAGTAATTACGATAGACGTATAATCGACCAATCAAACTTAACGCAGTGTAAGCGGCCAGTGTTGCAATAAGGTACGATAAAAGCACAAGGGAGTAGTCATAACTACCAGTGACTTGGTCCATTGTCAATCCTCCTAGTTCGATTCTTTATATCACGATTGGATTGGAAAAAATTACGTCCCTTCTTAGTTTGGCGATTTACAATAAAAATGTCTAGTAAGATTGAGGATTTTATGTAAAAAAATATTAAAATAATAGCACAAATGATAGAATGATGCTTACTTTTTGGCAATTTGTTAACGGTAACAGGGTTAGGATAAAAAAGATAGAAGATATAGAATAGGAGATGCCAATTTATGACATGTTGTAGGATTTAAACCGTAGTATGTCACTACCATGTGAATAGTATAGGGGGGACCAAAGTGAGTATACTTCTAACGCCTGTTAAAATTGGAGGTTTGACCTTGGGCAACCGCGTGATGATGGGCGCGATGCACCTAGGTCTAGAAGGAAGGCAGAATGCGGAGGAGGATTTGATTCGTTTCTACACAGAAAGGTTAAAATATGTTGGCCCCGGACTCATTGTGACCGGTGGTGTATCAGTATCACCAGAAGGTGAAGGGGGAGCACATTTTTTAGGTTTCTATCGTGAAGAGGATCGAAGTCGTTTGAAAAGGTTAACTGAGCGTATTCATGAGTCGGGCGGCCAAGTTGCAGCGCAGCTTTTTCACGCAGGCCGTTACGCTTATCCGGATTTATCAGGAGAAGAAGCTGTTGCTCCGAGTGCTATACGTTCTCCAATACATCAACACACCCCGCGTGCACTCACAGCGGAAGACATCCGACACCTTATTCATTGTTTTGCAGATAGCGCTAAACAAGCCCAAAACCTTGGGTTTGATGCCGTTGAAATTATGGGGTCTGAAGGCTATCTGATTAACCAATTTTTATCTCCAGTAACCAATAAGCGTGATGATGAATGGGGTGGCGACTTTGATAGACGAATGCATTTCGCTATAGAAATCGTTCGTCATATACGCAAACGTGTCGGACTTAATTACCCAGTGATATTCAGGCTGTCTGGAGCCGATCTGGTAGATAACAGTACTTCAGAAGAGGAAACGGTACAGTTCGCCAAACGCTTAGAGGCTAATGGCGTAGACGCCGTTAATATCGGGATTGGCTGGCACGAGTCAAAGGTGCCGACAATTTCCATGATGGTGCCTAGAGGAGGTTTCATTGAAGTCGCCAGAAAGATAAAAAATAACGTATCAATCCCTGTCATCGGTAGTAATAGAATCAATGATCCTCAGCTCGCAAATACACTCATCCTACAAGGGCATTGTGATCTTGTCTCTATGGCTCGACCATTTCTAGCGGATCCTCATATTTTGCACAAAGCATCTAGGGGAGAGTATGAAGCGATTAACACGTGCATTGCCTGTAACCAGGCTTGCTTAGATCATGTGTTTGAAGGCAAAACGGCCTCTTGTTTGGTTAATCCACGAGCCGGAAGAGAGGCTAAATGGCATCTTACGCCTCCTAGCGCACATGACCGCAAAAAAGTGCTGGTCATCGGTGGTGGACCAGCAGGGTTAGAGGCCGCCAGATCCTTAGCAGAAAAAGGGGAAGATGTTCACCTTTTTGAAGAAAGAGATCAATTGGGCGGCCAACTTCATTACGCGAAGCAAATCCCTGATAAATCAGAATTCAATGAAACGTTACGCTACTATGCCCATGAGCTTACGCGTTTAGGTGTATCCGTACATTTGAATACGAAGCTGAATATAGAACAGATGAGAGCATTTGAGCCCGACCTGATCGTGAACGCTACTGGGGTGAAACCCCGTATCCCTAAGATTCCAGGTGTAGAGCTACCACATGTTTATACCTACCCTCAAATTTTTGATCAGAATGTCCAGTTAGGACATAAGATCGTGATTATAGGTGCAGGGGGTGTCGGTTGTGACGTCGCCCATTATCTGTTGGAAAAAGGAGAATACAACATCACCATGTTACGCCGTAAAGGAAAAATGGGAGAGGGATTAGGTAAGACCACCCGATGGGCATTGATTAGCAAGCTCATACAAAACGGACTACAATTTATGTCAGACCTCAGTTACGAAAGCATTACACATGATGGGGTGGTCATCCGTCAGGAGCATAAAGAGGCCCCCACATTCATGACCATTCCAGCAAATCATATCATTCTCGCGACCGGCCAAGAGCCTCACACCGTTCCGGATCTCCTACAACTTCAAAAAGAAGGATTTAATATGATAACGATAGGCGGTGCCAAACGAGCAGGTGAATTAGATGCCAAACGGGCCATATATGAAGGCGCCAGAATAGCATATGAAACAATCGAGACAAGTAACATTAGTGGTATGAAGCGTCCTTGAGAGGGCGTTTATTTTTTTTTGTCAATTTCCAAATTCTTGTTGCTTTTTGCTCCACTTTCACATAATATAAAATTTTAGAGTAAATTAAATTACTCTAAAAAGTAAAATAGAGGTGGTAATATGAGTGATGAACTCAAGTTAGACGTGGCCTTACTCCGACGTAAAGTTCCTAATCTCACAACAGCAGCTCGTTCGGTAGGACTTCGACCTGCTACAGTATCTAACCTATGTACCGGAAAAATACCTGTAGGTCGAGCAGAGGTACGTACATTAGTTGCACTCGCCTCTTTAGCCGGTTGTAAAGTGGATGATTTATTAATTAAAGGGAGTGGTGTAGGGATGATTGAAACGGGAATTAAAGTATTGGATCTGTTTGCACCATTAGTCAGAGGAGGGACGGTTGGGTTTGTAGCTCGTCCAGGCATGGGGCAATTCGTCCTTCTTCCAGAAATTTTTTATCGTTTGAAGCAACGTGGCTTCGTGACGGTTTATGTCAAACCTGAACGAGAATTACAAGGGAGTGAAGAGATCTACACTGAGACGGATGTCATCTGTCAAAATGTCCAAGAGGCCTGTGAGCAGATTGAGACACTAAGGATAGATAAAGATGTCATTTTATGTATTGATCGGAGTGTGGTTCTATCGGGAGAATTATTTGATATCCAAGACCAATTACACGATCCTGGTGCTAGACCTGTCACCTATGCCATCGTAGATTTTCAAGGGGAATCCGTTGAAGAAGACGCACCGTACGGTCCACTTGAGACGTTGTGGCGCTTCGACATGGAGTTAGTGACACGCAAGATGTACCCTGCTATTGACCCCGTGATGTCAACCTCAACGATTCTTGAAGGTGCACACCTTGAAACCACTCATCTTACAGTACAACAGAAGGCTAAGAAAATGTTACGTCGTTATCGTGAGTTAAGACATATTGTTAACGCGTGGGGGATTGAAAAACTACCTGATACAGATAAAACCATCTATCATAGGGGAGAGAAACTAGAAGCTTTTCTGACTCAGCCTTTCTATGTGGCAGAAGCATATACGAAGAAGAAAGGGGAATGGCTCAAAGTTAGTGAGACATTAGAGGATATTCGTCTCATCATTGATGGTAAAGCGGACGAGAGCCCATTAGAGAAGCTCCAGTATCTGGGACGGTTGAATGAAGTAAGCCGTTGATGTGAAAGAGAGTTTGAATCAGACTAAGGATGAGGGAACGATGATTGGAGAACGTAAAAAAGGAAGCTGCACCGTTCGATGCAGTTTCCTTTTTTTATGAGGCTTATGACATTTGTAATTGGCCTTCTTTAATCTCTTCAATATAATGACATGCTGCGAGATGGTTATCTTTCATGTGTCCCTCTTGGTGAAGCACAGGTTCTTCTTCACGACACTTATCCGTTGCGAAAGGACAGCGTGTGTGGAAGCGGCAGCCTGTTGGAGGGTTAATCGGTGAAGGAACATCGCCAGTTAACGTAATGCGTTCCTTCTTAACCTTAGGATTCGGTACAGGGATGGCAGATAACAGTGCTTTCGTATAAGGGTGTTGCGGATTCTCGAATAAAGATTTTTTATCTGCAATCTCCACGATTTTACCGAGATACATGACAATAATCCGATCTGAGATATGACGAACCACGCCAAGGTCATGCGCGATGAAAAGATAAGTGAGATTGAACTTATTTTGCAACTGCTTCAGCAGGTTAATCACTTGTGCTTGGATAGATACATCTAGAGCAGAGACAGCTTCATCACATACGATGAGCTTCGGGTTAACCGATAGGGCACGTGCGATACCGACACGCTGACGTTGTCCCCCACTAAATTCGTGAGGATAACGGTCGATTTGATGTGAACCTAATCCTACAATGTCCATCAACTCTCGAATCTTATCTTCTCGTTGATCCTTTGGGACCACTTGTTGGATTTCGAGCGCTTCGTCTAATATTTGACGGATGGTTTGTCTAGGGTTAAGTGAAGCGTATGGGTCCTGGAAAATGATCTGTAGATCTTTTCTCATCTTTCTCATTTCATTTTTATTGAGTGCGAGCAAGTCCTCGCCGTCAAATGTCACTTCACCATCCGTTGGTTCATCTAGTCTTAAGATGGCACGCCCTGTTGTAGACTTACCACATCCAGACTCACCGACGATACTGACTGTTTCTCCTTCGTGTATTGTGAAGGTGACATCATCGACCGCTTTAACATGATTAACCGTTCTTCCAAGGTATCCCCCTTTGATAGGGAAGTATTGCTTAAGATTCTTAACTTTCAGTAATTCCTTCTGCATACTGCACCTTCACCTCCGTTTCTTCATCCCATTCATCTGTATAGATCCAACAACGTACTTGATTACCGTCTTCAAGGTCCTGTAGTTCAGGTAAACTTTGATGACAGATGTCTTTTGCATAAGGGCAGCGTGGTGCAAAACGACAACCTTCTGGCATCTCTTTCGGACTAGGTACCGTTCCTTGAATGACAGCTAACTCTCCATCGATGTCAATATCATGACGAGGGAGGGAGTTAAATAAACCGACTGTATAAGGATGCTTTGGTTTAGCGAATAGCGTATTAATGTCAGCAAATTCAACCACTTTACCAGCGTACATCACGGCGACATGATCACAAGTTTCAGCTACGACACCAAGGTCGTGCGTAATCATAATAATGGACATCCCTAACTCATTCTGTAACTTGTTCATCAACTCTAGAATCTGTGCTTGAATTGTCACGTCTAGGGCTGTGGTTGGTTCGTCAGCGATGAGTAACTCGGGATCACAAGCGAGCGCAATGGCAATCATCACACGTTGACGCATCCCTCCTGACAATTCATGTGGGTATTGATGTACTCTGCTTTCCGGGGAAGGAATGCCGACGAGCTTGAGCATTTCAACAGACGATTCCAAAGCTTTCTTCTTACTGAAGCCTCTATGCACCTGATAAGCTT is a window of Caldalkalibacillus salinus DNA encoding:
- a CDS encoding ABC transporter ATP-binding protein codes for the protein MSRNEEVTLEQDQQQKDVILELKELQTSFFTDDGEVKAVDGVTLKVPKGETLGIVGESGSGKSITSLSILKLIQKPGKIVGGEMLFKGEDLIPKTDKEMRKIRGNQISMIFQEPMTSLNPVYTIGQQISEAYQVHRGFSKKKALESSVEMLKLVGIPSPESRVHQYPHELSGGMRQRVMIAIALACDPELLIADEPTTALDVTIQAQILELMNKLQNELGMSIIMITHDLGVVAETCDHVAVMYAGKVVEFADINTLFAKPKHPYTVGLFNSLPRHDIDIDGELAVIQGTVPSPKEMPEGCRFAPRCPYAKDICHQSLPELQDLEDGNQVRCWIYTDEWDEETEVKVQYAEGITES